One window of Triticum dicoccoides isolate Atlit2015 ecotype Zavitan chromosome 5A, WEW_v2.0, whole genome shotgun sequence genomic DNA carries:
- the LOC119303828 gene encoding probable disease resistance protein At1g61300, which yields MGRQASAARNDLEHMLSHENEQPKALPLSLLEDITDGFSENRQIGSGGFAVVYKGMLENGTVAVKKLFERLDIPDNKFNEEIRCLMKVKHKNIVRFLGYCANVQGEMVGYDGDFVMADVRQRLLCFEYVPKGSLDEYIKDASFGLGWIKSYQIIKGICEGLHYLHENHIVHLDLKPANILLDDNMVPKITDFGLSRCFDEKQSRAITKNMSGTWGYMPPEFHNGDICIITYKSDIYSLGVIIMEMLTGKKWYPAYPDIDDVLESWRNKLGNSQWSIQLKQIRLCTEIGIECIDVNRANRPDTSHIINRLGETENKCMENLEDATNNLFLRRKNVHLMNDSTKKNIIVGQGIATNLHAAQECLNDNLHIVEVESGPSMSADDCNIQEANKCLCDNLHTVVAEYAPSISTEDRNLQEALQFIKVDPVGVIGIWGPGGVGKTHLLNNIKNSLDGDLTFNYVVQVTASRGCSVEKIRTDIARQLDLKYDGNVQSQCHAIFDFLKKRSFLILLDDLWDQIDLQAVGIPYPLGSIDQIRRKVVLTTRSRKVCGQMEVRKELKVACLQEEEAWQLFQDKVGHETLSYSPRVDALARELVMEMKGLPLALITIGKAMYAKFDMAEWEYAIQYMKRTCCDNDDPLDMERVVFSQVKFSFDSLRNNTLRDCFLTCALWPENQKIPKVELAKCWIGLGLVFESDIQCSYTKAYSLMGELSASCLLDGCGKLYDFVKMHDVVRDMALWISCGCSENNGKWFVRAGVGPDEKFSIPWNQVRCISLVQNHLLEFPLCDSNPRYMSILCLGNNQLHESIIAGEIKKFASLTYLDLRFNRLSRIPEELCSLPNLEHLDLSDNLDVDEVPHCFGNLVKLKFLYLESTSIQRIPERVISSLKALQLIDIRTDFFSPVSHELRMLRELGTLPHLKAVGIIVEYKILQLRGGGDLPIRYLNLRGLETHALNFSDILSHDFARRTLYELRIQMCKMKEIILSHEFAQPSCCFGTLNQLLLFHLSDLREIIWMETSPTSLFPRLTCLTVLFCGKLNDLSWAMYLPCLEQLIIGGCSLMQQAFMRDHGDKNCSEQNSSSKTFPCLKYLRISRCVSLVNIGDPDVTFPSLERLELNDCQELKRLPFRTNSLPRKLQVLEIDVESWERLELEEGAKSFLQPRLEIVEDVP from the exons ATGGGTCGCCAAGCCAGTGCTGCAAGAAATGACCTCGAGCACATGCTATCTCACGAAAACGAACAACCAAAGGCCTTGCCATTATCACTTTTGGAAGATATTACAGATGGTTTCTCTGAGAACCGTCAAATTGGCAGCGGTGGGTTTGCGGTGGTTTATAAG GGAATGCTTGAGAATGGGACCGTTGCTGTGAAGAAGCTGTTTGAAAGGCTTGATATTCCCGATAATAAATTTAACGAAGAGATTCGCTGTTTGATGAAGGTGAAGCACAAAAATATAGTACGTTTTCTGGGTTATTGTGCTAACGTACAAGGCGAAATGGTAGGCTACGATGGagattttgtcatggcagatgtacgTCAAAGGTTGCTCTGCTTTGAGTACGTACCTAAAGGAAGTCTTGATGAGTATATCAAAG ATGCATCTTTTGGACTTGGCTGGATAAAGAGCTATCAGATAATAAAGGGAATTTGTGAGGGTTTACATTACCTTCACGAGAATCATATTGTTCACTTAGATCTCAAGCCCGCAAATATTCTACTGGATGACAATATGGTGCCGAAGATTACCGACTTTGGCCTATCAAGGTGCTTTGATGAAAAGCAAAGCCGAGCTATTACCAAAAATATGTCCGGAACGTG GGGGTATATGCCACCAGAGTTCCATAATGGAGACATATGCATAATCACATACAAATCAGACATATATAGTCTTGGTGTCATAATTATGGAGATGCTGACAGGAAAAAAGTGGTATCCTGCATATCCTGATATTGATGAT GTACTTGAAAGTTGGAGGAATAAGTTAGGGAACTCTCAATGGAGCATACAGTTGAAACAGATACGGTTATGCACCGAGATAGGGATAGAGTGCATTGATGTTAACAGAGCAAACAGACCAGATACATCACACATAATCAATAGGCTTGGTGAAACAGAAAATAAATGCATG GAAAATCTAGAGGATGCCACCAACAACTTGTTTCTGAGGAGGAAAAATGTTCATCTTATGAATGATAGTACCAAGAAGAATATCATCGTTGGGCAGGGGATAGCTACGAATCTTCATGCGGCCCAAGAATGTCTCAATGATAATCTTCATATTGTTGAAGTCGAGTCGGGTCCATCTATGTCTGCTGATGATTGTAACATTCAAGAGGCCAACAAATGTCTGTGTGATAATCTTCATACTGTTGTAGCCGAGTATGCTCCATCTATTTCTACCGAGGATCGTAACCTTCAAGAGGCACTTCAATTCATTAAGGTTGATCCCGTGGGAGTAATTGGAATATGGGGTCCAGGTGGAGTGGGGAAAACACACCTTTTGAACAATATCAAGAACTCGCTTGATGGAGACTTGACCTTTAACTATGTTGTACAAGTGACGGCTTCAAGGGGGTGTTCGGTGGAAAAGATCCGAACTGACATTGCACGCCAACTCGATCTGAAGTATGATGGTAATGTGCAATCTCAATGTCATGCCATCTTTGATTTCCTGAAGAAGAGAAGCTTTCTTATACTATTGGATGACCTTTGGGACCAAATAGATCTGCAGGCAGTTGGCATACCATATCCCCTGGGAAGTATAGACCAAATCAGGAGAAAAGTGGTGCTCACAACAAGATCAAGAAAAGTTTGTGGTCAAATGGAGGTGAGAAAAGAGCTTAAAGTAGCTTGTCTCCAAGAGGAGGAGGCATGGCAACTATTTCAAGATAAGGTTGGCCATGAAACTCTTTCTTATAGTCCTCGCGTTGATGCTCTCGCAAGAGAACTTGTGATGGAAATGAAGGGCCTGCCATTAGCTTTGATAACTATTGGAAAGGCAATGTATGCGAAATTTGATATGGCTGAGTGGGAATATGCCATCCAATATATGAAACGGACATGTTGTGATAACGATGACCCCTTGGATATGGAAAGAGTTGTTTTCAGCCAGGTCAAGTTTAGTTTTGATAGTTTACGAAACAACACTTTGagggattgtttcttgacttgTGCACTATGGCCAGAGAATCAAAAGATTCCTAAAGTAGAGCTTGCTAAATGCTGGATTGGCTTAGGTCTAGTGTTTGAGTCAGACATACAATGTTCCTACACAAAAGCATATAGTTTGATGGGAGAGCTTTCAGCTTCATGTCTGTTAGATGGATGTGGAAAGTTGTATGATTTTGTTAAAATGCATGACGTGGTTCGTGACATGGCTTTATGGATCTCTTGTGGATGCAGTGAGAACAATGGCAAGTGGTTTGTTCGTGCAGGAGTTGGCCCGGATGAAAAATTTAGCATTCCTTGGAACCAAGTTCGATGCATCTCATTGGTCCagaaccatttgttggaatttccCCTGTGTGACTCGAATCCCCGTTACATGAGTATCTTATGTCTTGGAAATAATCAGTTGCATGAAAGCATAATAGCTGGAGAAATCAAGAAATTCGCTTCACTCACATATCTGGATTTGCGCTTTAACCGTCTGAGCCGAATACCTGAAGAATTATGTTCCTTGCCAAACTTGGAACACCTTGATTTGTCGGATAATCTTGATGTGGATGAAGTGCCTCACTGCTTTGGAAACCTCGTTAAGCTCAAGTTCCTGTACCTAGAATCGACTAGCATACAAAGGATACCGGAGAGGGTCATATCTAGCCTTAAAGCATTACAGCTAATAGACATCAGAACTGATTTTTTTAGTCCAGTTTCTCACGAACTTAGAATGCTTCGAGAGCTGGGCACCCTGCCCCACTTGAAAGCAGTTGGTATCATTGTGGAGTATAAAATACTACAATTAAGAGGAGGCGGTGACCTCCCCATCAGGTATTTAAATCTGCGGGGACTAGAGACACATGCACTCAACTTCTCTGATATTCTATCACATGACTTTGCACGAAGGACCTTGTATGAACTGCGAATTCAAATGTGCAAAATGAAGGAAATaattttaagtcacgagtttgcacAACCAAGCTGCTGTTTTGGTACACTCAATCAGCTCCTTTTGTTTCATTTGTCAGACTTGAGAGAGATAATTTGGATGGAAACATCTCCAACATCTCTATTTCCAAGGCTCACTTGTTTGACGGTGTTGTTTTGCGGAAAGCTAAATGACCTCTCTTGGGCGATGTATCTGCCTTGCCTCGAACAACTCATAATAGGTGGTTGTTCTTTGATGCAGCAAGCATTTATGAGGGATCATGGTGATAAAAATTGTAGCGAACAAAACAGCTCTAGTAAGACATTTCCCTGCCTCAAGTATCTGAGAATTTCGAGGTGTGTATCGCTGGTCAATATTGGCGATCCGGATGTGACATTCCCATCCCTAGAGCGGCTGGAACTTAATGATTGTCAAGAACTGAAGAGGCTTCCTTTCAGGACAAACAGCTTGCCACGAAAACTGCAGGTACTCGAGATTGATGTTGAATCATGGGAAAGATTGGAATTGGAAGAAGGTGCCAAATCTTTCCTGCAACCCAGGCTTGAAATTGTGGAAGATGTACCATGA
- the LOC119303829 gene encoding disease resistance protein RGA4-like, translated as MEVAVVVGPIVKLLPKLLSVIDGKRKQLDNLEVDAGFIRRDLQSIQEIIGRSSGGRSITDLWVRDLRRLADDMEDCIDRFQVGKMGRVRFVGKIGRLKKRSKETLEQLQNSISITGAAAPPAPAGGGNDQDPEGQLLALLPRSPSEGRLKVISVAGFGGAGMTRLAHKVYSNRDVRSQFPLHAWVRASPGMSVHKLLQKIHDQLLLISIAKNHGATASSSKIIPQVNGEAETDRGLIGLLKTGRYLIVIDGVNTHELYDVLSAFSWADGVDCRIIMTTAIQLPEATCCRCGNGSSLAMDSTSQVFIGELTESGFVEACLHLRDDTIERIRRGNNEILSSPVVQDLLLYFCMFPRDHPVRRNPLIRRWLAEGLVFPQPETESFSQDVAAKNLESLISRNVIQPIQVRNYGNVKRCQTFGMMLNSISSKSKSQNFITMLCGSGQTTERNPPGKEIRRLSLHLNGAANGPLNLPKELSRLHTLAVFPDDANVSRHQANLNYAKYKLLRVLDLKECADVKAEHVGKICDLLLLKYLSLGDSIDKVPRKIVKLKWLETLDMRRTQVVTLPIEVLQLPGLKHLLGKFQLVEGDCTQKKLEKLLSKDIELHRLSGFVTDKSEGFAQLMSRMGKLRKVKIWCDSTADVTKLVHVLGATKKFIGGGLDMTRVDRSLSIDFQGCPTECSEQFMDSLKATGRLTSLKLRGKLTQLPQFRAKLNYIEELCLSKTSLSGDTILSSLSGLKMTLKYFKLVEDKLGHLVIKPEHFRSLKGLCLVGEQSLEDISIQDEAMPYLVSLHILCEAQGDLPGIDITRMGRLKEVALHSGVQDTIKDGWQAAAMNHPNRPNVLFIHHANSLPRDSPPCEATGEIVNRTKPIGRKFTSSIMGGIFSRARPRS; from the exons ATGGAGGTTGCGGTGGTCGTCGGCCCGATAGTGAAGCTGCTGCCGAAGCTCCTATCGGTGATAGATGGCAAAAGGAAGCAGCTGGACAACCTGGAGGTGGACGCCGGATTCATCCGCCGCGACCTGCAGTCGATCCAAGAAATCATTGGCCGCTCGAGTGGCGGCAGATCCATCACGGACCTCTGGGTCCGAGATCTCAGGCGCCTGGCGGACGACATGGAAGACTGCATCGACCGCTTCCAGGTCGGGAAGATGGGCAGAGTCCGTTTCGTCGGGAAGATCGGCAGACTGAAGAAGAGGTCAAAGGAGACTCTCGAGCAGCTGCAGAACTCCATCAGCATCACCGGAGCCGCCGCACCTCCGGCTCCCGCCGGCGGGGGCAACGATCAGGATCCGGAGGGGCAACTACTTGCTCTGCTTCCGCGGAGCCCATCGGAGGGGAGGCTCAAGGTGATTTCAGTCGCCGGATTCGGTGGAGCAGGTATGACTCGCCTTGCCCACAAGGTTTACAGCAACAGGGATGTGCGCAGCCAGTTCCCTCTGCACGCCTGGGTTCGTGCATCCCCGGGCATGAGTGTGCACAAGCTTCTTCAGAAAATACATGACCAACTGCTGCTAATTAGTATTGCCAAGAATCATGGTGCCACTGCCTCCAGCTCCAAAATAATACCACAGGTCAACGGAGAAGCCGAAACTGACCGCGGGCTCATCGGATTACTCAAGACCGGAAG GTATTTGATTGTGATTGATGGTGTGAATACACATGAGTTGTACGACGTGCTATCTGCCTTCTCTTGGGCTGATGGAGTGGATTGCAGAATTATCATGACGACGGCCATTCAGCTGCCAGAAGCGACATGCTGCAGATGTGGTAACGGTTCATCACTTGCTATGGATAGCACAAGCCAGGTTTTCATTGGAGAGCTGACAGAGAGTGGATTTGTGGAGGCCTGCCTCCATCTTCGTGATGACACTATAGAAAGAATTCGGCGCGGCAACAACGAGATCCTATCCAGTCCTGTTGTCCAGGACTTATTGCTGTATTTCTGCATGTTCCCACGCGACCATCCTGTCAGGAGGAATCCCTTGATAAGGCGATGGCTGGCTGAAGGACTTGTGTTTCCTCAACCAGAAACAGAGAGTTTTTCCCAGGATGTTGCAGCCAAGAATTTGGAGAGCCTCATCAGCCGCAATGTCATCCAGCCCATTCAAGTGAGGAACTATGGAAATGTGAAGAGATGCCAAACTTTTGGGATGATGCTTAACTCCATTTCCAGCAAATCCAAGTCACAGAACTTCATCACCATGCTGTGTGGTAGCGGCCAGACGACGGAGAGGAATCCACCGGGCAAAGAGATTCGCCGGCTTTCGCTCCATCTTAACGGTGCGGCAAATGGGCCACTTAATTTGCCAAAGGAGCTATCTCGTCTCCATACTCTGGCAGTATTCCCTGATGATGCAAATGTCTCCAGGCATCAAGCTAATTTGAATTATGCCAAATATAAGCTACTGCGAGTTTTGGATCTCAAAGAATGTGCCGATGTGAAAGCAGAACATGTGGGCAAAATATGTGACCTGTTGCTTCTCAAATATCTGAGCCTCGGGGACAGTATTGACAAGGTTCCGAGGAAAATAGTGAAGCTAAAATGGTTAGAGACTCTCGACATGAGGAGAACCCAGGTAGTGACGCTGCCAATTGAAGTCCTCCAGCTCCCCGGGTTGAAACACCTCCTTGGAAAGTTTCAGCTAGTTGAAGGCGACTGCACACAGAAGAAGCTAGAGAAGCTCCTGTCAAAAGATATTGAACTGCATAGGCTTTCCGGATTTGTCACAGACAAAAGCGAAGGGTTTGCGCAGCTGATGAGTCGCATGGGGAAGTTGAGGAAGGTGAAAATATGGTGCGATTCCACCGCAGATGTGACGAAACTGGTTCATGTTTTAGGAGCCACAAAGAAATTCATTGGCGGAGGCCTGGATATGACAAGAGTCGATCGTTCTTTATCTATCGACTTCCAAGGATGCCCAACAGAATGCTCAGAACAGTTCATGGATTCTCTGAAAGCTACAGGCCGTCTTACCTCGCTCAAATTGCGAGGCAAGCTGACACAACTCCCTCAGTTCCGTGCAAAGCTGAATTACATCGAAGAGTTATGCCTCTCAAAGACTAGTCTGAGCGGTGACACAATCCTGAGTAGCCTGTCTGGACTGAAAATGACACTGAAATATTTCAAGCTGGTAGAAGATAAGCTTGGTCACTTGGTCATAAAACCAGAGCATTTCCGAAGCCTGAAGGGGTTATGCCTCGTGGGCGAGCAAAGTCTAGAGGACATATCAATCCAAGATGAAGCTATGCCCTACCTTGTGTCACTTCATATACTTTGTGAAGCTCAGGGTGATCTTCCAGGCATCGACATCACACGCATGGGAAGGCTAAAAGAAGTCGCGCTCCATTCCGGAGTACAAGATACGATAAAGGATGGATGGCAAGCAGCTGCAATGAACCATCCTAATAGGCCCAACGTTTTGTTTATCCATCATGCTAACTCCTTGCCTAGAGACTCTCCGCCGTGCGAAGCAACAGGGGAGATTGTAAATCGGACCAAACCTATTGGGAGAAAATTCACCTCCTCTATCATGGGGGGCATCTTTTCTCGTGCACGGCCAAGATCCTGA
- the LOC119303826 gene encoding uncharacterized protein LOC119303826 encodes MEITEKALEVVSMLVSGTDETNEKIRQDICSNGIVAHNICSILEKDHMYDKLKVPATKILTELSLDTSTRATLGLDGVADFINDLMDIFFDAANESEGLKKTAGEALAVLAMDNANCMTIMNFSTETNTSVQLLTDMIPVVNHRLYQTPIAQLLMQLCANSNPAEREEHLASVKTNLHEVLKVICNVEQGENANQVGSPQHNLGQQQAAYTNQAGSPQHNLVQQQAANANANQVGSPQHNPGQQQAANNANQVGSPQHNSGQQQAANANQAGSPQHNPGQQQAANANQVGSPQHNLGQQQAANANQTGSPQHNRGRPPFSRALYRLNSFLGAHHSHAANRNNPSDNLPAVAQLEGAKRKSLAAFLGLTLEICDKLEISPDDFDNALALVPLSMDDFMDKLNHIIEQCKGHSFDSLEGKGPSLEYLIIIKTVTKLCTWMMQRKPDCIRVFQNKNTSTKLQGALEDMRDLELGMLLTGSAGDMANYQTLSTIVGVARQMMDANVQV; translated from the exons ATGGAAATAACTGAGAAGGCACTGGAAGTGGTGAGCATGCTTGTCAGTGGCACAGATGAAACCAATGAAAAGATACGCCAAGATATTTGTAGCAACGGGATAGTAGCGCACAATATTTGCTCAATCTTGGAAAAGGACCACATGTACGACAAGCTAAAGGTTCCAGCAACAAAGATCCTTACGGAGCTATCTTTGGATACGTCCACTCGAGCTACCCTTGGACTTGATGGCGTAGCTGATTTCATTAACGACTTGATGGACATCTTCTTTGATGCTGCTAATGAGAGTGAAGGACTCAAGAAGACCGCAGGTGAAGCATTAGCAGTACTGGCAATGGACAATGCCAATTGTATGACGATCATGAATTTCAGCACAGAGACAAATACTTCAGTTCAGCTTCTCACAGATATGATTCCTGTGGTAAACCATAGATTATATCAAACTCCCATAGCACAACTGCTGATGCAACTTTGTGCAAATTCTAATCCTGCAGAAAGGGAGGAGCATCTCGCATCAGTCAAAACAAATCTACATGAG GTGCTCAAAGTTATATGCAATGTTGAACAAGGAGAAAATGCAAATCAGGTGGGTTCTCCACAGCACAACTTAGGCCAGCAACAAGCAGCATACACAAATCAGGCGGGTTCTCCCCAGCATAACCTGGTCCAGCAACAAGCAGCAAATGCAAATGCAAATCAGGTGGGTTCTCCCCAGCATAACCCGGGCCAGCAACAAGCAGCAAATAATGCAAATCAGGTGGGTTCTCCACAGCACAACTCAGGCCAGCAACAAGCAGCAAACGCAAATCAGGCGGGTTCTCCCCAACATAACCCAGGCCAGCAACAAGCAGCGAACGCAAATCAGGTGGGTTCTCCACAGCACAACCTTGGGCAGCAACAAGCAGCAAATGCAAATCAGACGGGTTCTCCACAGCACAACCGGGGCCGCCCCCCATTTTCTCGGGCACTTTATCGCTTGAACAGTTTTCTCGGGGCTCACCACTCTCACGCTGCTAACAGAAACAATCCCAGTGACAATTTGCCGGCTGTTGCTCAGCTCGAAGGTGCTAAAAGAAAATCCCTGGCAGCCTTCTTAGGCCTTACATTGGAGATATGTGACAAACTGGAGATCAGTCCAGATGATTTTGATAATGCACTTGCGCTCGTTCCTCTTTCCATGGATGACTTTATGGATAAACTGAATCATATAATAGAACAGTGCAAGGGCCACTCTTTTGATAGCTTGGAAGGGAAGGGTCCCTCACTTGAGTATCTGATAATAATCAAGACAGTGACAAAGTTATGTACATGGATGATGCAACGCAAGCCAGACTGCATCAGAGTATTCCAGAACAAGAACACTAGCACAAAATTGCAAGGTGCCTTGGAGGATATGAGAGACCTGGAACTAGGTATGCTCCTTACCGGCAGTGCAGGGGACATGGCTAATTACCAAACCCTTTCAACCATCGTGGGTGTTGCACGGCAGATGATGGATGCTAATGTGCAAGTTTAA
- the LOC119303827 gene encoding ATP synthase subunit beta, chloroplastic-like, translating to GVINEKNIEESKVALVYGQMNEPPGARMRVGLTALTMAEYFRDVNKQDVLLFIDNIFRFVQAGSEVSALLGRMPSAVGYQPTLSTEMGSLQERIASTKKGSITSIQAVYVPADDLTDPAPATTFAHLDATTVLSRGLASKGIYPTVDPLDSTSTMLQPRIVGNEHYETAQRVKETLQRYKELQDIIAILGLDELSEEDRLTVARARKIERFLSQPFFVAEVFTGSPGKYVALAETIRGFQLILSGELDGLPEQAFYLVGNIDEASTKAITLEEENKSQK from the coding sequence GGAGTAATTAATGAAAAAAATATTGAGGAATCAAAGGTAGCTCTAGTCTATGGCCAAATGAATGAACCACCGGGAGCTCGTATGAGAGTTGGTTTAACTGCCCTAACTATGGCGGAATATTTCCGAGATGTTAATAAGCAAGACGTGCTTTTATTTATCGATAATATCTTTCGTTTTGTTCAAGCAGGATCAGAGGTATCCGCTTTATTAGGGAGAATGCCCTCCGCAGTGGGTTATCAACCTACTCTTAGTACAGAAATGGGTTCTTTGCAAGAAAGAATTGCTTCTACTAAAAAGGGATCTATAACTTCGATTCAAGCAGTTTATGTACCTGCAGACGATTTGACCGACCCTGCCCCTGCCACAACATTTGCACATTTGGATGCTACTACCGTACTTTCCAGAGGATTAGCTTCCAAGGGTATTTATCCAACAGTAGATCCTTTAGATTCAACCTCGACTATGTTACAGCCTCGGATCGTTGGCAACGAACATTATGAAACTGCGCAAAGAGTTAAGGAAACTTTACAACGTTACAAAGAACTTCAGGACATTATTGCAATTCTTGGCTTGGATGAATTATCGGAAGAGGATCGTTTAACTGTAGCAAGAGCAAGAAAAATTGAGCGTTTCTTATCACAACCGTTCTTTGTGGCAGAAGTTTTTACTGGTTCTCCAGGAAAGTATGTTGCTCTTGCGGAAACTATTAGGGGATTTCAACTAATCCTTTCCGGAGAATTAGACGGCCTACCTGAACAGGCTTTTTATTTGGTGGGTAACATCGATGAAGCTAGCACGAAAGCTATAACCTTAGAAGAGGAGAACAAATCGCAGAAATGA